A section of the Oncorhynchus tshawytscha isolate Ot180627B linkage group LG09, Otsh_v2.0, whole genome shotgun sequence genome encodes:
- the LOC112258406 gene encoding serine/threonine-protein kinase NLK2 isoform X2, producing MAFHGTGLQQTVCGNLFPGSELGHNKYFCVNTSTGTTSTGLSATPSLTGPTTPAGTPRHPTSLGGSTGGGAAVPQPHSSPASEVPSPAEMEPDRPIGYGAFGVVWSVTDPRDGRKVALKKMPNVFQNLVSCKRVFRELRMLCFFKHDNVLSALDILQPPQIDCFEEIYVITELMQSDLHKVIVSPQPLTTDHIKVFLYQILRGLKYLHSASILHRDIKPGNLLVNSNCLLKICDFGLARVEEPDQSRHMTQEVVTQYYRAPEVLMGSRHYGSAIDVWSVGCIFAELLGRRILFQAQSPIQQLDLITDLLGTPPLSAMASACEGARAHILRGPHKPAKRISGSDALSHPYLDEGRLRYHTCMCQCCYSVPSGRVYTRDFEPPADRNFSHSYDNSLLSVWQGKELIHHFITEHQQGKRVPLCINPQSAAFKTFIRSTAWHSSKVSRKEER from the exons ATGGCATTCCATGGTACAGGCCTGCAGCAGACAGTATGTGGTAACCTGTTCCCCGGATCTGAGTTGGGGCATAACAAGTATTTTTGCGTCAACACCTCAACTGGAACCACTTCCACGGGCCTCAGTGCAACTCCAAGTCTAACTGGACCCACTACCCCGGCGGGGACGCCTCGACACCCGACGTCTCTTGGGGGAAGCACCGGTGGTGGGGCAGCTGTACCACAGCCTCATAGTAGTCCTGCCAGTGAAGTGCCAAGCCCTGCTGAGATGGAGCCTGATCGACCTATCGGTTATGGCGCATTTGGTGTGGTCTG GTCAGTGACAGACCCTCGTGACGGGCGTAAGGTAGCCCTGAAGAAGATGCCCAATGTCTTCCAGAACCTAGTCTCCTGTAAGAGGGTCTTCAGAGAGCTGAGGATGCTCTGCTTCTTCAAACACGACAAC GTGTTGTCAGCGCTGGACATTCTGCAGCCTCCGCAGATCGACTGCTTCGAGGAAAT CTACGTGATCACTGAGCTGATGCAGAGTGACCTCCACAAAGTCATCGTGTCTCCCCAGCCCCTCACCACCGACCACATCAAAGTGTTCCTCTACCAGATCCTCAGAG GGCTGAAGTACCTGCATTCTGCTAGCATCCTGCACAGGGACATCAAACCTGGGAACCTGTTAGTCAACAGCAATTGCCTGCTCAAG ATCTGTGACTTTGGGCTGGCACGTGTGGAGGAGCCGGACCAGTCTCGTCACATGACCCAGGAGGTGGTGACTCAGTACTACCGGGCTCCTGAGGTGCTGATGGGCAGCCGCCATTATGGCTCTGCCATAGACGTCTGGTCGGTGGGATGCATCTTCGCCGAACTACTGGGTCGACGCATCCTGTTCCAGGCCCAGAGCCCCATACAacag TTGGATCTGATCACTGATCTGCTGggtacccctcctctctctgccatgGCATCTGCCTGTGAGGGGGCCAGAGCTCACATCCTGAGAGGACCTCACAAACCG GCCAAACGGATCTCGGGCAGCGACGCCCTCTCCCACCCCTACCTGGACGAGGGCCGTCTGCGCTACCACACGTGCATGTGCCAGTGCTGCTACTCGGTGCCCAGCGGGCGTGTGTACACGCGGGACTTTGAACCGCCCGCCGACCGCAACTTCAGCCACAGCTACGATAACAGCCTGCTCTCTGTCTGGCAGGGCAAAG AGCTCATCCATCACTTCATAACAGAGCACCAGCAGGGGAAACGAGTGCCGCTGTGCATCAACCCCCAGAGTGCTGCCTTCAAGACCTTCATCAG GTCTACTGCGTGGCATTCCTCCAAAGTCtccaggaaggaggagagatga
- the LOC112258406 gene encoding serine/threonine-protein kinase NLK2 isoform X1, with protein MAFHGTGLQQTVCGNLFPGSELGHNKYFCVNTSTGTTSTGLSATPSLTGPTTPAGTPRHPTSLGGSTGGGAAVPQPHSSPASEVPSPAEMEPDRPIGYGAFGVVWSVTDPRDGRKVALKKMPNVFQNLVSCKRVFRELRMLCFFKHDNVLSALDILQPPQIDCFEEIYVITELMQSDLHKVIVSPQPLTTDHIKVFLYQILRGLKYLHSASILHRDIKPGNLLVNSNCLLKICDFGLARVEEPDQSRHMTQEVVTQYYRAPEVLMGSRHYGSAIDVWSVGCIFAELLGRRILFQAQSPIQQLDLITDLLGTPPLSAMASACEGARAHILRGPHKPPSLSVLYMLSDGATHEAVHLLCRMLVFDPAKRISGSDALSHPYLDEGRLRYHTCMCQCCYSVPSGRVYTRDFEPPADRNFSHSYDNSLLSVWQGKELIHHFITEHQQGKRVPLCINPQSAAFKTFIRSTAWHSSKVSRKEER; from the exons ATGGCATTCCATGGTACAGGCCTGCAGCAGACAGTATGTGGTAACCTGTTCCCCGGATCTGAGTTGGGGCATAACAAGTATTTTTGCGTCAACACCTCAACTGGAACCACTTCCACGGGCCTCAGTGCAACTCCAAGTCTAACTGGACCCACTACCCCGGCGGGGACGCCTCGACACCCGACGTCTCTTGGGGGAAGCACCGGTGGTGGGGCAGCTGTACCACAGCCTCATAGTAGTCCTGCCAGTGAAGTGCCAAGCCCTGCTGAGATGGAGCCTGATCGACCTATCGGTTATGGCGCATTTGGTGTGGTCTG GTCAGTGACAGACCCTCGTGACGGGCGTAAGGTAGCCCTGAAGAAGATGCCCAATGTCTTCCAGAACCTAGTCTCCTGTAAGAGGGTCTTCAGAGAGCTGAGGATGCTCTGCTTCTTCAAACACGACAAC GTGTTGTCAGCGCTGGACATTCTGCAGCCTCCGCAGATCGACTGCTTCGAGGAAAT CTACGTGATCACTGAGCTGATGCAGAGTGACCTCCACAAAGTCATCGTGTCTCCCCAGCCCCTCACCACCGACCACATCAAAGTGTTCCTCTACCAGATCCTCAGAG GGCTGAAGTACCTGCATTCTGCTAGCATCCTGCACAGGGACATCAAACCTGGGAACCTGTTAGTCAACAGCAATTGCCTGCTCAAG ATCTGTGACTTTGGGCTGGCACGTGTGGAGGAGCCGGACCAGTCTCGTCACATGACCCAGGAGGTGGTGACTCAGTACTACCGGGCTCCTGAGGTGCTGATGGGCAGCCGCCATTATGGCTCTGCCATAGACGTCTGGTCGGTGGGATGCATCTTCGCCGAACTACTGGGTCGACGCATCCTGTTCCAGGCCCAGAGCCCCATACAacag TTGGATCTGATCACTGATCTGCTGggtacccctcctctctctgccatgGCATCTGCCTGTGAGGGGGCCAGAGCTCACATCCTGAGAGGACCTCACAAACCG CCGTCACTCTCTGTGTTATACATGCTGTCGGACGGGGCGACCCACGAGGCCGTGCACCTGTTGTGTCGTATGCTGGTGTTTGATCCG GCCAAACGGATCTCGGGCAGCGACGCCCTCTCCCACCCCTACCTGGACGAGGGCCGTCTGCGCTACCACACGTGCATGTGCCAGTGCTGCTACTCGGTGCCCAGCGGGCGTGTGTACACGCGGGACTTTGAACCGCCCGCCGACCGCAACTTCAGCCACAGCTACGATAACAGCCTGCTCTCTGTCTGGCAGGGCAAAG AGCTCATCCATCACTTCATAACAGAGCACCAGCAGGGGAAACGAGTGCCGCTGTGCATCAACCCCCAGAGTGCTGCCTTCAAGACCTTCATCAG GTCTACTGCGTGGCATTCCTCCAAAGTCtccaggaaggaggagagatga